A window from Salinigranum halophilum encodes these proteins:
- a CDS encoding lycopene cyclase domain-containing protein, producing MTPDIGVLGPYTYLATEVLWGAVALCLLWYADAFRAAARTTLVLYPFAYLWDWYTLEVGVFAIPLRTGVEFLGIPVEEHLFMLVVPAMVVGTHESLRRYTGEDDG from the coding sequence ATGACCCCGGACATCGGTGTCCTCGGCCCTTACACCTACCTGGCGACGGAGGTCCTCTGGGGGGCCGTCGCGCTGTGCTTGCTGTGGTACGCCGACGCGTTCCGCGCGGCCGCCCGGACGACGCTCGTCCTCTACCCCTTCGCGTACCTCTGGGACTGGTACACGCTCGAGGTGGGGGTGTTCGCGATTCCGCTTCGGACGGGCGTCGAGTTCCTGGGCATCCCGGTCGAAGAGCACCTGTTCATGCTCGTCGTCCCGGCGATGGTCGTCGGCACGCACGAGTCGCTCCGTCGATACACGGGGGAGGACGACGGGTAG
- a CDS encoding TFIIB-type zinc ribbon-containing protein, producing the protein MDCPECGTPLTTYRLADREASVCEQCGHVGIEAEHRAARARMETWTEALERFYGQGYAGGSTSPVRAADWDDPSPRQRAETWTEALERFYGDATPTAATGTGDDRADPSARGTTPTVVAFDGTPVVRRTESE; encoded by the coding sequence ATGGACTGCCCCGAGTGCGGGACTCCGCTCACGACGTACCGCCTCGCCGACCGGGAGGCGTCCGTCTGCGAGCAGTGCGGGCACGTCGGCATCGAGGCCGAACACCGCGCCGCGCGGGCGCGAATGGAGACGTGGACCGAGGCGCTCGAACGCTTCTACGGGCAGGGATACGCGGGAGGTTCGACGAGTCCCGTCCGGGCGGCCGACTGGGACGACCCCTCGCCGCGTCAACGCGCCGAAACGTGGACCGAGGCGCTCGAACGCTTCTACGGCGACGCGACGCCGACAGCGGCGACCGGAACCGGCGACGACCGGGCCGACCCCTCTGCACGCGGAACGACGCCGACGGTGGTGGCGTTCGACGGGACGCCGGTGGTGCGCCGGACCGAGTCGGAGTGA
- a CDS encoding disk-shape morphogenesis protein volactin, with amino-acid sequence MAKGLDVGTMNIISGQQDEAETVFVQQRNSFVEIEYSDMAEQMLSRSDVLHIRKGDQVYVVGDDALNFANIFNRETRRPMSQGILSSDESSAIPMIKLITEQVVGQPSHPGERLFFSSPADPIDSDLNTLYHEKTLESMLGDIGYNPEPINEGMAVIYSELADHNFTGLGVSFGAGMTNVCLSYYAVPVMKFSIARGGDWIDEQTANATGTPVDKVTSIKEDGFELDFTTDVGGVEGALAIYYENLLDYVIKNISQEVDDEDVEEGLDVPVVVTGGTSSPRGFEKLFADHLGDAPIPFSISDVRSPDEPLYSVARGALVAARSEEEQTAAVPSED; translated from the coding sequence ATGGCAAAGGGCCTCGACGTCGGCACGATGAACATCATCTCTGGACAGCAGGACGAGGCAGAGACGGTGTTCGTCCAGCAGCGCAACTCCTTCGTGGAGATCGAGTACAGCGATATGGCGGAACAGATGCTCTCTCGGAGCGACGTCCTCCACATCCGAAAGGGCGACCAGGTGTACGTCGTCGGCGACGACGCGTTGAACTTCGCCAACATCTTCAACCGCGAGACGCGGCGGCCGATGAGCCAGGGTATCCTCTCGTCCGACGAGTCCTCGGCGATTCCGATGATCAAGCTCATCACCGAACAGGTCGTCGGCCAGCCGAGCCACCCCGGCGAGCGGCTGTTCTTCTCCTCGCCCGCAGACCCCATCGACTCGGACCTCAACACGCTCTACCACGAGAAGACGCTCGAATCGATGCTCGGCGACATCGGCTACAACCCCGAACCCATCAACGAGGGGATGGCGGTCATCTACTCCGAACTCGCCGATCACAACTTCACGGGCCTCGGCGTCTCCTTCGGTGCGGGGATGACGAACGTCTGTCTCTCGTACTACGCGGTCCCCGTGATGAAGTTCTCCATCGCGCGCGGCGGTGACTGGATCGACGAACAGACCGCCAATGCGACCGGCACGCCCGTCGACAAGGTCACCTCCATCAAGGAGGACGGCTTCGAACTCGACTTCACGACCGACGTCGGCGGCGTCGAGGGGGCGCTCGCCATCTACTACGAGAACCTCCTCGACTACGTCATCAAGAACATCTCACAGGAGGTCGACGACGAGGACGTCGAGGAGGGGCTCGACGTGCCCGTGGTCGTCACCGGCGGCACCTCGTCGCCCCGCGGCTTCGAGAAACTCTTCGCGGACCACCTCGGCGACGCGCCGATTCCGTTCTCCATCAGCGACGTCCGCTCGCCGGACGAACCGCTCTACAGCGTCGCCCGTGGGGCGCTCGTCGCCGCCCGGTCCGAGGAAGAGCAGACCGCGGCCGTCCCCAGCGAAGACTGA
- a CDS encoding DUF7139 domain-containing protein — translation MDANQADENLLLGLYRRYVGPPEAERTVYGGFGLFFGGIALALIGIVVFLASATVSPDDLFRYTLRELAGVAGAVGLPALLLGVTVLLPVDRKALYAAAAGTAVCLVGVGLFSVSYPYAWNVVGSDRSGQVVAVYALGIVVVIGATGAALVGHHIHRASTTERVVERGVGESAVGGGTSADEAVTDEQVRRDIDEAMADSELSWGGVDTMKTTRLTLNTDAFDDIDHSNVADVEAKTVRSSGRNVDDAVNAMRGLRGGDTKEARSTQTTDDQTAALRALREQRAAEDLSTDDDGVVDRLRNMFS, via the coding sequence GGTACGTCGGGCCGCCGGAGGCCGAACGCACCGTGTACGGGGGATTCGGGCTGTTCTTCGGTGGCATCGCCCTGGCACTCATCGGCATCGTCGTCTTCCTCGCGAGCGCGACGGTGTCGCCCGACGACCTCTTCCGGTACACGCTGCGCGAACTCGCCGGGGTCGCCGGTGCCGTCGGCTTGCCGGCGCTCCTGCTCGGCGTGACGGTGCTCCTCCCGGTCGACCGCAAGGCGCTCTACGCCGCGGCGGCCGGCACCGCCGTGTGTCTCGTCGGCGTCGGCCTCTTCTCCGTGTCGTACCCGTACGCCTGGAACGTCGTCGGCTCCGACCGGAGCGGGCAGGTCGTGGCCGTCTACGCGCTGGGCATCGTCGTCGTCATCGGCGCGACGGGGGCCGCGCTGGTCGGCCACCACATCCACCGCGCCTCGACGACGGAGCGGGTCGTCGAACGGGGGGTCGGCGAGTCGGCGGTGGGCGGTGGAACGAGCGCAGATGAGGCCGTCACGGACGAACAGGTCCGCCGGGACATCGACGAGGCGATGGCCGACTCCGAACTCTCGTGGGGTGGCGTCGACACGATGAAGACCACGCGACTGACGCTGAACACCGACGCCTTCGACGACATCGACCACTCGAACGTCGCCGACGTCGAGGCGAAGACCGTCCGGAGTTCGGGCCGTAACGTCGACGACGCGGTCAACGCGATGCGGGGCCTCCGCGGTGGCGACACCAAGGAGGCCCGCAGCACCCAGACGACGGACGACCAGACCGCCGCGCTTCGAGCGCTCCGCGAGCAGCGCGCGGCCGAGGACCTCTCGACGGACGACGACGGTGTCGTCGACCGCCTGCGGAACATGTTCTCCTGA
- a CDS encoding nuclear transport factor 2 family protein, with amino-acid sequence MVPLDHGTFRTWLDEYTTAWETGDADAAAALFASDATYHETPFTDPLDGRDAIRTYWAQTTATQEATDVDTTIEAINRATGLAQFETTFVRDGSLVTVDGVLSARFVAGDCVEFREWWHRKG; translated from the coding sequence ATGGTGCCCCTCGACCACGGGACGTTCCGGACCTGGCTCGACGAGTACACGACCGCGTGGGAGACTGGCGACGCCGACGCGGCCGCGGCGTTGTTCGCCTCGGACGCGACCTACCACGAGACGCCCTTCACCGACCCGCTCGACGGGCGGGACGCCATCCGGACGTACTGGGCGCAGACGACCGCCACGCAGGAGGCCACGGACGTCGACACCACCATCGAAGCCATCAACCGGGCGACGGGGCTCGCGCAGTTCGAGACGACGTTCGTCCGCGACGGCTCGCTCGTCACGGTCGACGGGGTCCTCTCCGCACGGTTCGTCGCGGGCGACTGCGTCGAGTTCCGCGAGTGGTGGCACCGGAAGGGCTGA
- a CDS encoding UbiA family prenyltransferase: MSISRHRSGPGAALQALVSQVHPVFMLPPLAASAFGAVLAREAVGSLAFVHLFVVFCGLYTAHVKDGYVDFHVRGEDDDHPLTAGGCRVALALATFGFAVGTTLLGLAVDVVAVALCLPGWLVGYLHAPQLDTNPVTATLGYPVGIGFALLGGHYVQSRTLSLTVVAFAVVFVVILAGIKVIDDATDYAYDRRIDKRTVAVVLGRRRARRAAYGLMVAGLGGVVAFALAGVFPPSSVGAVVAFGAVAWVARRAGSDDRLATMLLIRASYLFLAVLVVAVWFRPLVGDA; encoded by the coding sequence ATGTCGATTTCGAGACACCGTTCCGGACCGGGTGCGGCCCTGCAGGCGCTCGTCTCACAGGTCCACCCGGTGTTCATGCTCCCGCCGCTGGCCGCGAGTGCGTTCGGCGCGGTGCTCGCGCGGGAGGCCGTCGGTTCGCTCGCGTTCGTCCACCTGTTCGTCGTCTTCTGCGGGCTATACACGGCGCACGTGAAAGACGGCTACGTCGACTTCCACGTCCGAGGGGAGGACGACGACCACCCGCTCACCGCAGGCGGGTGTCGGGTCGCGCTCGCCCTCGCGACGTTCGGGTTCGCCGTCGGCACCACCCTCCTCGGCCTCGCCGTCGACGTCGTCGCCGTCGCGCTCTGTCTCCCCGGTTGGCTCGTCGGCTACCTCCACGCCCCGCAACTCGACACGAACCCCGTGACAGCGACCCTCGGCTACCCCGTCGGTATCGGCTTCGCGCTCCTCGGGGGCCACTACGTCCAGTCCCGGACGCTCTCTCTCACCGTGGTGGCGTTCGCCGTCGTCTTCGTCGTCATCCTCGCCGGCATCAAGGTGATCGACGACGCGACGGATTACGCGTACGACAGGCGCATCGACAAACGGACTGTCGCCGTCGTCCTCGGCCGCCGGCGGGCACGACGGGCCGCCTACGGCCTGATGGTCGCCGGCCTCGGCGGCGTCGTCGCGTTCGCTCTCGCCGGTGTCTTCCCGCCGTCGTCCGTCGGTGCCGTGGTCGCGTTCGGCGCTGTCGCGTGGGTCGCCCGACGGGCTGGCTCGGACGACCGCCTCGCGACGATGCTCCTCATCAGAGCGTCGTACCTCTTCCTCGCGGTACTCGTCGTCGCCGTCTGGTTCCGGCCGCTCGTGGGGGACGCATGA